In one Perca fluviatilis chromosome 7, GENO_Pfluv_1.0, whole genome shotgun sequence genomic region, the following are encoded:
- the ifnlr1 gene encoding interferon lambda receptor 1, which translates to MWSMEVSIFFLFCYVSFSSGNGRARFVSNNFYNVLKWDPVKTGEKVLYSIQYRSDAEEEAFQMKEECQNITAQSCDLTAETPSVPDVYYKARVYSNGSLLYQTKRFKPIAETILGAPILSTYTTVSSLHVNVTLPLGPKGVSVADIISSSKNGPSETVIVYTLTITDPEGAAQVNTNTTGQFVINLKNKQKEYCGYVFYQPFSEWGRPNSMKASFCVTQPDDPLMLLPWVLVSAALLTAIIIMAVVCMCNYAKGGMEKSMPQLLITTPSTQPRVLQSLDRNLIISKPEVCVPSDKTVYTTIRVKPNMPSIGSGGYSPQDIPWQGSTGSSVDTGAHSRTSNPEDTSAQSSEIYSVVAVHVPAEQNEDFQQATNDNRETSNLPSSSSGESWDKGGASPNLTSNGVRPLPDLDPCESNPARPLLLQTVRDTNGQLVLPLLPFQLQSSTDDTVSPLNPERKLLLSDLIDSNRDGPSLASLQSFDSSEWSDSGCEDSAVQSPTQPYSNDHYFQTQPVAPYFHQECQNTPPDNAIFESGYKQNWIPGCIQRQL; encoded by the exons ATGTGGTCTATGGAGGTCAGCATCTTCTTTCTGTTCTGCTATG TTTCTTTTTCATCTGGCAATGGGAGAGCGCGTTTTGTCTCCAATAACTTTTACAACGTACTCAAGTGGGACCCCGTGAAGACTGGGGAAAAGGTGCTATATAGCATCCAGTACAGGAG TGATGCTGAGGAGGAAGCATTTCAGATGAAAGAGGAGTGTCAGAACATTACTGCTCAATCCTGTGACCTGACTGCAGAAACCCCATCAGTTCCTGACGTTTACTACAAGGCTCGTGTGTACTCTAACGGCAGTTTACTTTACCAGACCAAAAGGTTTAAACCTATAGCAGAAA CTATTTTGGGTGCACCAATCTTGTCTACATACACAACAGTGTCCTCCCTGCATGTTAACGTCACCCTGCCCTTGGGGCCAAAAGGAGTCTCCGTTGCGGACATCATATCCAGCAGCAAAAATGGGCCTTCCGAAACTGTTATTGTTTATACCTTAACTATCACCGATCCAGAGGGGGCTGCACAG GTTAATACAAACACAACTGGCCAGTTCGTCATCAACTTgaagaacaaacaaaaagagtaCTGCGGATATGTGTTCTACCAGCCGTTTTCTGAATGGGGTCGCCCCAACAGTATGAAAGCCTCCTTCTGTGTCACACAGCCAG ATGATCCTCTGATGCTTTTGCCATGGGTTCTCGTGAGTGCTGCTCTTCTGACGGCCATAATCATAATGGcagttgtgtgtatgtgcaacTATGCAAAGGGTGGAATGGAAAAGAGCATGCCACAGCTATTG ATAACCACACCCAGCACCCAGCCAAGAGTACTGCAGTCTCTAGATAGGAATCTCATCATTTCCAAACCGGAGGTCTGCGTTCCAAGTGACAAAACCGTTTACACAACAATCCGAGTAAAGCCAAATATGCCTTCAATTGGTTCTGGAGGTTATTCCCCCCAGGACATTCCCTGGCAAGGCAGCACTGGCTCCTCTGTGGACACAGGTGCACACAGTCGGACCTCAAATCCAGAGGACACGAGCGCccagtcctcagaaatctacagtgttgtggcTGTCCACGTCCCTGCTGAACAGAATGAAGACTTTCAGCAGGCAACCAATGACAACAGAGAAACCAGTAACCTCCCATCATCTTCTAGTGGAGAAAGCTGGGATAAAGGTGGAGCGAGTCCAAACCTGACCTCAAATGGAGTACGACCGTTACCTGATCTGGACCCTTGTGAAAGCAATCCAGCCAGGCCACTGCTGTTGCAAACAGTGCGGGATACCAACGGCCAACTTGTGTTGCCTTTACTCCCTTTTCAGTTACAGAGCAGCACAGATGACACAGTATCACCCCTTAACCCAGAGAGAAAACTACTTTTATCTGACCTCATAGACTCCAACAGGGACGGGCCATCATTGGCATCCTTGCAGAGCTTCGACAGCTCAGAGTGGTCAGACTCAGGGTGTGAAGATAGCGCTGTGCAATCACCAACCCAGCCCTACAGCAACGATCATTATTTCCAAACTCAACCAGTTGCTCCTTATTTCCACCAGGAATGTCAGAACACACCACCTGATAATGCCATATTTGAATCAGGTTACAAACAAAACTGGATCCCTGGATGCATCCAAAGACAGTTGTGA